A window of Solea solea chromosome 18, fSolSol10.1, whole genome shotgun sequence contains these coding sequences:
- the si:dkey-87k14.1 gene encoding leucine-rich repeat transmembrane protein FLRT2, whose product MYFLDLFEMEIQCRLWNKDWATFIRPWIPILLGLHLQFSRASNCPEECRCDRTFIYCNERSLTSVPLGIGEGYKTLYLHNNQINNAGFPVELHHVASVETVYIYGNHLDEFPINLPKNVRVLHLQENNIQTISRAALAQLLWLEELHLDDNSISTVGVEEGAFREAISLKMLFLTKNHLSSVPIGLPDDLKELRLDENRIAVIAEEAFSNVTRLERLLLDGNLLTDEGIAPGTFKDLITLRELSLARNSLTYPPPFLPGEVLVKLNFQENQINYIPVRSFAGLHKLERLDISNNQLQSLTQGVFDGLVSLRQLTVRNNLWLCDCSIKWVVSWLKSLPASLNVRGLMCYKPEKLRGMVIRELSAELVQCQSTKTEPLSTSAADSLLIPSLSPSADPTVITHVSSFTRKPFPILPTLYSVYTTREGALRTKQPIHPRRDTVQVTFAILNGSAIHVSWEAAFPVTAYKVTWARMGPSLTGDTVRERIVGGDHRGIRLANLEPKSTYRICVIPLDAFNNYRPKDDTVCSITMTTPASFSRDNNKNLPGPEQATQKEPSSSFLLAGLIGGAVTLVLIILLSIFCWHVHKKSHSKSSTKWKYNRGRRKDDYCEAGTKKDNSILEMTETSFQIVSLNNEQLLKGDLHIQPIYTPNGGTGFRDCPPGDNSTVYCKNNVQHAELCCT is encoded by the coding sequence ATGTACTTTTTGGATCTGTTTGAAATGGAGATACAGTGCCGTTTATGGAATAAGGACTGGGCCACCTTTATAAGGCCATGGATACCTATACTGTTAGGCCTTCACCTTCAGTTCTCACGCGCCTCCAACTGTCCTGAGGAGTGTCGCTGTGATCGCACCTTCATTTACTGCAATGAACGGAGCCTGACCTCAGTGCCTCTCGGAATTGGTGAGGGTTATAAGACCCTCTACCTCCACAACAACCAAATCAATAATGCTGGGTTTCCTGTGGAGCTCCACCATGTTGCTTCTGTGGAAACTGTGTATATCTATGGCAACCATCTGGATGAATTCCCCATTAATCTGCCCAAAAATGTGAGGGTTCTACATctgcaagaaaacaacattcagaCTATCTCCAGAGCGGCTTTGGCTCAGCTTCTTTGGCTGGAGGAGCTTCATTTGGATGATAACTCCATTTCGACTGTAGGGGTGGAAGAAGGGGCCTTTCGTGAGGCAATTAGCTTGAAGATGCTCTTCCTTACCAAAAACCACCTCAGCAGTGTGCCTATTGGTCTCCCAGATGATCTCAAAGAGTTGCGATTGGATGAGAACAGAATTGCAGTCATTGCAGAGGAGGCTTTCAGTAATGTCACAAGGCTAGAGCGCCTCCTGTTGGATGGAAACCTTTTGACAGATGAAGGGATTGCACCAGGGACCTTCAAGGATCTGATCACTCTAAGAGAACTGTCCCTGGCCCGCAACTCACTCACGTACCCTCCTCCATTCCTCCCTGGGGAGGTGCTCGTCAAGTTAAACTTTCAGGAAAATCAGATAAACTACATCCCTGTCAGGTCATTTGCAGGGTTGCACAAGTTGGAGAGACTGGATATTTCAAACAACCAGTTGCAGTCTCTGACACAGGGTGTCTTTGATGGTCTTGTCAGCCTGAGACAGCTCACTGTGCGGAATAACCTTTGGTTATGCGACTGTAGTATCAAGTGGGTGGTGTCGTGGCTTAAATCTCTGCCTGCCTCACTCAATGTGCGTGGTCTCATGTGCTATAAACCGGAAAAGTTGCGGGGAATGGTGATCAGGGAGCTGAGCGCGGAGCTGGTCCAGTGCCAGAGCACAAAGACAGAACCCTTATCCACCTCAGCAGCTGATTCTCTGCTGATACCGTCCTTGTCACCTTCAGCAGACCCCACTGTCATCACTCATGTTTCCTCCTTCACCAGGAAACCCTTCCCCATATTACCCACTCTCTACTCTGTCTATACAACCAGAGAGGGGGCACTGAGGACTAAACAACCTATTCATCCCCGGAGAGACACAGTACAGGTTACGTTTGCCATACTGAATGGCTCAGCTATCCACGTCAGCTGGGAGGCGGCCTTTCCTGTCACTGCCTACAAGGTGACGTGGGCCAGGATGGGCCCCAGTCTGACAGGGGACACTGTCAGAGAGAGAATAGTGGGTGGGGATCACCGTGGAATCCGCCTGGCTAATCTCGAGCCAAAATCCACCTATCGTATCTGTGTCATTCCCTTGGATGCATTTAATAATTACCGGCCAAAAGATGACACTGTGTGCTCTATAACCATGACCACACCAGCATCCTTCAGCCGTGACAATAACAAAAATCTGCCAGGACCTGAGCAGGCCACACAAAAAGAACCCAGCTCATCTTTTTTGCTGGCTGGGCTGATCGGTGGGGCTGTGACTCTGGTCCTGATCATTCTCCTCAGCATTTTTTGCTGGCATGTGCACAAGAAAAGCCACTCCAAGTCTTCTACCAAGTGGAAATATAACCGGGGTCGGAGAAAAGATGACTACTGTGAGGCAGGCACCAAGAAAGATAATTCTATTTTAGAAATGACCGAGACCAGCTTTCAAATAGTCTCACTCAACAATGAGCAGCTCCTCAAGGGAGATTTGCACATTCAGCCTATTTACACACCTAATGGGGGCACTGGCTTCAGAGACTGCCCCCCGGGAGACAACAGCACAGTCTACTGCAAGAACAATGTTCAACATGCAGAATTGTGTTGCACATGA